The nucleotide window TGATTCGATACCACAAATTTTTAGGCGATTATATGAATCGATATACATCAATTGCGATTACAGGAGCGCATGGTAAAACATCTACAACAGGTTTAATGAGTCATGTTATTGACGGCTTTATGCCAACTTCATTCCTGATCGGTGATGGTACAGGGGCAGGAAAACCTGACGCTTCTTATTTCGTAATGGAAGCATGCGAATATCGCAGACATTTCTTAGCATATCATCCTGATTATGCAGTTATGACGAATATTGATTTTGATCACCCAGACTATTTTGCGAATATTGACGATGTATATAATGCTTTCCAATCGTTAGCCTTACAAGTGAATAAAGCAATTATTGCTTGCGGTGATGATGAGCAATTACAAAAAATTCAAGCAAATGTCCCAGTTGTTTACTACGGCTTTGGACAAGAAAATGACTTTGCTGCACGCAATGTTGTAAAAACAACGGAAGGCACGGAGTTCGAAGTATATGTACGTAATGAATTTTATAGCAAGTTCTTCATTCCATTATTTGGGGATCATACTGTATTAAATTCATTAGCAGTAATTTCTCTTTGTCACTACGAAGGGATTCCTGCAAACTTAATTCAAGAGCGTTTTCATACGTATGGTGGCGTTAAACGTCGCTTTACAGAGACAATTATTGGAGATGAAGTGTTAGTGGATGACTATGCACACCATCCAACAGAAATTGCAGCAACGTTACAATCAGCACGTCAAAAGTATCCAGAACGTGAACTCGTAGCAATTTTCCAACCTCATACGTTTACGAGAACAAAGGCATTTTTACAAAATTTTGCTGATAGCTTAAGTGGTGCAGACGCGATTTATTTATGTGATATTTTTGGTTCAGCACGTGAGAAACAAGGGGAGCTGTCAATTCACGATTTATGTAATTTAATTGAAGGTTGTGAAGTGTTGCAGCTTGAAACAATTGAACATTTGCAAAAACATCAACATGCAGTATTCCTATTTATGGGTGCTGGTGATGTTCACAAATATCAAGACGCTTTTGAAAAGCTTTTGAAAAAATAATAAGACAAATTTTGCACAATTTCTTTAGTTAAGCAATTATCTCTTTTTGACGAATAAAACAGCTTAGTCCGCCATGGATAAGCTGTTTTTCTTCAAACTATTATACATAACAATACTGTACATATTGAATTTAGTGTTTTATCAGATTGATGAATGGGAATTATGTAACTATGGACGAAAATGTAATTGATTTTTAAAAGGATTGTTACTCTTTTTGTCGAATATTAAAAGTGAATTAGATATAGGAGGTCATCAGATGGAAGTAGTACTTTATATTGCGGCATTAATTGCAGCAGTGGGCTTTTTAGTGTTATGTGTTAGTATTGGTATGACAATGTTCTCGCTTAAGAACACATTAAATTCAATCGCGGGGACAGTGGCAGGCATTGAAGGACAAATGGAAGGCATCACGCGTGAGACGACAAGTCTTTTAACAAAAACAAACGCACTAGCTGATGACATTTCAGATAAATCGGAAAAACTTAATTCTGTTGTTCATGCTGTAAAAGGTGTAGGTGATTCAGTTAATGGGTTAAATACATCTATACAACGAATCACTTCTTCGATTACAACTGAAGTTCAAAAAAACGAAGAAAAAATTGCGCAAGTAGTGCAATGGAGCAATGTAGCAATGGGCATTGCAGATCAATGGAAACAGCGTAAGCCAATTAATCAAGAAGATGTTGTATATACAAGTACAAAAACAAACGAAACACCACCTGGGCTTACACCGAAATCAAAATTTAGTTTTTTAAAGAAAAAGTAAAGACTAAGCACTTAAGCAAAGGGAGAGCTAAGTATGACAGAAAAGCCGGTAACATATCAAACACCTCAAGATTATACAAAGATTAATGATGCAATTTATGGAGAGGAGACGGTTCATGTGAAAGATTTTGTCATTGGCGCTTTTGTTGGCGGAATTGTTGGTGCCGCTGTAGCGCTGCTGCTCGCACCAAAAGCAGGTAGTGAATTACGTAATGATGTGGCGGTTCAAGCTGTTACGTTAAAGGAACAGTCTTCAACTTTAGTTGAAAAAGTGAAGGCGAAAACTGCAAAACAACCACCTGCAATGGATGATGGTACAGTTTCTTCTGAAGGAGAAGAACCTTTAGAGGATGCAGTAGAAGAGGTACTAAAGGATTTGACAGAAAGTATGAATGACAAGGAAGAGAAAGTAGAATTGGCAAACTCAACACGCCACTCTTCCATCGAATAAAAAATAACGGCATCCCAAATTTATGGGTGCCGTTTTTATATGTAATCTTAAGGTTGCGCGATAGGATATTCGGTCAATTGAATTTCTAATTGATCGCCACCAAAAATATCTGCATCAAAGGTTGTAGGCTGACCGTTACGTAAAATAGTAAAAGATCCTTTAAATGCAACTGGTAACTGCCAACTAGAAAAGCGGAAAACATCCTGGTAAATCCATTTACCTGACTCTTTTTCTACAATTTTTATCGTTGCTCCATTTGGAACGGTTGATTTTCCTTCTGTAATACGACCGTTTACAAAAAAATCATGGGCAGTTTTAATAAGCTCTACCTGTTCATTTTGGAACGTAACAACGATTTTATCCTCTAATACGTAATTCAGCTGATTTGCAATAGCTTCCGCAGTCGGTAACGAGCCTTGCGCGAAAGTAATAAGATCCCCATTCTGTATTGGATATTGTAGTTTTCCAGGCTTACCGTTTATGAATAATTGCGATGAGAATTCAGGAAAGTACATAGGTTTACCATCTAGATGAATACTATAGGCGTTAAATTGCTCATACTTGGATAGGTTATTTGTAAAATTTAAAGCATCCACAATCGTTTCGATCGTTTTAAATTCAATCACGTCACGGTCCTTTAAAGGTGTATCGAGCTTAATGGGGTTACCATTGACATATACGTGCGGCTCCATCTTATAGGTAGTGTCTTGAATCGTAATAGTTTTAACTGCGGCATCGTCAATAATATCGCGTACGCTTACAGTTGCATCTGCTCCATTAATCCCTGGGACAAGCTCAATCTTATCGCCATTGATGATTTGCGTTTTCGTTGTAGCGGCTTTTCCATTAAGTAAAATTTGCGCAGGTTGCCCATGTTCACCAGGAACGAAAATACTTTGGCCATTTACTGTTAAAGATATACCGTGACCTGGTTTTCCGTAGAGTTGCTTTGCTCGTATGTTGGCAGCTAAAAAAGCATCTCCTACTGTCATTTCCTTTAATTCAAATAAACGTACAATTTGGTCATTCACTGTAATGGACATGTAATGAATAGGCGCCTTTTGTGCTGCTATAGCAATTCCAATAGGTGTAACAAGCTCAGGAGTAGCAGCAATCCCTTCTGCCCGTGTTAAATTTTGGATTGCGTCAATACCGCGAACTGCGACACGATTTGCAGGAAGCTCTAAAATTTTCCCTAATTCATCCGTTAAGTTTGGTGTTAAACTCCCCCCACCGACTAACATAACTGCTTTTGGGGGAACTGAGTTGTTTAAACGTAATATTTCTTCGCCAATTGATTTGGCCAAATTTTGAATAGCAGGATAAATCGATTGAATGACTTCTTCTCGAGGGAAGTACTGATCGAAGCCTAAAATGTCTTGAATTAAAATTTCATCATTTGAATGCATTTGACGTTTTGCAATTTCAGCTACTGGGAAGTCTAGTAAGTAATGATCACTTAGTGCTTCTGTAATTTCATCGCCAGCTGTTGGTACCATTCCATATGCTACAATCGTACTTTTATCTGTTATAGCAATATCAGAAGTACCTGCCCCAATATCGACTAAAGCAACATTTAAACGGCGCATAGAAGGAGGAATTAAAACATTAATTGCAGCAATAGGCTCTAATGTTAAAGCCTCCATTTCTAAATCTGCACGCTTTAATGCTGCTAGTAAAGATTCTACAACGACACGCGGTAAGAAAGTAGCGATTACTTCAACTGATGCTTCATCACCTTGTTGGTCAACTAAGCTACCAATTTCTTCACCATCTAAACGGAAGTAAAGTACAGAATAACCAACGCAATAATAATGATTGTTTTTTGAGTCTTCCTTTTGCTGGAGCAGTTGTTGCTGTGCCTGCTGCACTGCTTGTAATTCTAACCGGCTAATATCTTCTTCAGTAAAAATTGGGCGATTTTTAATTTCGACGGTAACGCTAGCTTGCTCGGTTTTTAATGCGCGTCCAGCAGCTGCAACACTTACTTTTTTTAGTGGACCGTGCTTTTGTTCTAATTCCTTCTTTATTTCTTGAATGAGTTCAGCTACGTATATAACATTATGTATTTGTCCATCAACCATGGCACGTTCTTTATGTTCTTTCACTAAAATATCTGCAACATGATATTGGTCGCCTTGCTGCTCAAGAATGATACCAACAACGGAACGCGTGCCGATATCTAGCGCAAACAATTTATTCGTCATATGAAAACGCTTCCTTTCAAAAAAATTATCATACTATACTTTAGCGAGTTGAAGCGCTAAATTAAAAATGCGTGACATTCTATCTTGAGTTGATTATAATGAATTTATTACTTAAAAATGTATCATACTTTTAAGTTATCTGAAAGTGCCGGATACGAGGAAGAGGGGAAAGAAAGATGAGTCAACAGGATTTAGAAAGCTTACGTAGTGAAATCGATCGTTTAAATTTAGAAATTTTGAATTTAATAAATGAACGTGCAGCAGTTGTTGAAGAAATTGGAAAAATCAAAGAAAAGCAAGGCGTTAATCGCTATGACCCATTACGTGAGCGTCATATGCTGGATTTAATTAAGAAACATAACAATGGTCCATTAAATCAGATGACGGTTGATTTTATTTTTAAACAAATCTTCAAAACGGCTCTGAAACAACTTGAAGCAGAAAAGAAAAAGGAATTACTTGTTTCACGAAAAGAAAAGTCAGAAGATACTGTCATTAATGTCAATGGTGAGCTAATTGGTACAGGAACACCTTCCTTTGTCTTCGGACCATGCGCAGTTGAGTCTTATGAGCAAGTAGCGGCAGTTGCAGCATCAATCCAGGAAAAAGGATTAAAATTAATCCGTGGAGGAGCTTATAAACCTCGTACATCACCATACGATTTCCAAGGACTAGGATTAGATGGCTTAAAAATTTTAAAAGATGTTTCTAAGGAGTACGGCTTAGGCGTAATAACAGAAATTGTTACTCCAGCAGATTTAGAGCATGCGTTAGATTACATCGATGTCATTCAAATTGGTGCACGTAACATGCAAAACTTCGAATTATTAAAAGCGGCGGGTGCTACTAATAAACCCGTCTTATTAAAACGAGGTTTAGCAGCAACAATCGATGAATTTATCCATGCTGCAGAATACATTATGTCAAAAGGTAATGAGAATATTATTCTATGTGAGCGCGGTATTCGTACTTACGAAAAAGCAACACGTAATACATTAGATATTTCAGCTGTTCCAATTTTAAAACAGGAAACGCATTTACCAGTAATGGTAGACGTGACGCATTCAACTGGACGTCGTGATTTATTGTTACCATGTGCAAAAGCAGCAATTGCAATTGGTGCAGATGGAGTAATGGCAGAAGTTCACCCTGATCCATCAATCGCATTATCAGATCAGCAGCAACAAATGGATATTCCTACTTTCAATGCTTTCTACGATGAAATTTTAAAATTCATGAAGCAATATGAAGTGTCAAAATAACTTTCTATCGGAAGTCCCTCTAAGTCTGAATGATTTTAGAGGGCTTTTTTTGTTGTAATAAGGTGTTAAGTTTACGAGTAAACTTAATTATGCTAAGCTAAGCTTTACAATCTATTTTGAAATAATTAAGTAAAGGTACGATTTATAATGGAACAAAATAACCTTTTTCATTTGATTCATATGCTAGAACAAATGAATAATGAGAACATTGTCCGTTTTACAAGGCAGTTTCCTTATCCAATAGGAATATCACCTATTTTAGTATTATCGGAGCTCAAACTAGAAGGTGCAAAAAAGCAAGTAGAGCTTGCTGAACTTCTTGGCTATACGAAAGGTGCTATGACAAATATCGCAAATAAATTAGTGGCAACTGGTCTAGCAAAACGTGTATATGACGAAAATGATCGTAGAATCATTCAACTTTGTATTACAGAAAAAGGCATGGAAGCATTAAATGTAGCACAACAAATTGGCGAACAAATTTATGTTGATATTTTTTCTGTTTTATCAAAAGATGAGCTAACGACCTATTTAAATTTACAGGAAAAATTATTAACAGGATTACAGCAAAAAAATAATGGATGAAAGGGTTTGTCTGAAACACTATGTTCAGGCAAACCCTTTGCTTAATGTATTAATATTAGTCATTCAATTGGCAGTAATTATAAATTTTTATTGGAATAAGGGCAACTTTTGACCAAATTTTGCTCTATTCATGACAATTCGAGTGATTCACTAGGTTTTCAATTGAAAATGGAAATGAAAGTATTATATCATAACAATATACATAACTTCGAATACACGAATAACGTATTCACAATCAATGTGTAGACGAATGCTAAAAAGGGGGAGATTTTTTGACTGTCACAATATATGATGTTGCGCGTGAAGCAAATGTATCAATGGCAACGGTATCACGAGTAGTAAATGGTAACCAAAATGTAAAGCCAGCAACGAGAAAAAAGGTATTAGAAGTCATCGAACGACTGGAATACCGACCAAATGCAGTAGCACGTGGTTTAGCAAGTAAAAAAACGACATCGGTAGGAGTCATCATCCCTGATATTTCGAATAATTTAAACGCTGAGCTTGCACGTGGTATTGAAGACATTGCGACAATGTACCGCTACAATATTATTTTAGCTAATTCAGATCAAAACGAAGAAAAAGAATTAACATTGTTAAATACGATGCTAGGGAAGCAAGTCGATGGTATCGTGATGATGAGTGAAGAAGTTACTGAAAATATTCAACGAGCAGTAGAAGCATGTTCTGTTCCGATCGTACTAGCTGGCTCGATTAGCTCCACAGAAAAGGTTGCTTCCGTTAATATTGATTATTACAATGCTGCATTAGAGGCTGTTCAGTTGTTTATTCAAAATGGTCATAAGCGCATAGCCTTTGTATCGGGTCCACTTCAATATACTGTTAATGGACAGTATAAGTTAAAGGCGTATAAGGACGCTCTTGAACTTGCAGGGATTGAACTCGATGAAGCGTTAATTGTTGCTGGTGATGGCTCATATGATGACGGACTAGAAAGTTGGACGACATTAAGTGAGATTGATCAACCACCTACTGCTATTTTTGTCGGAAACGATGAATTAGCAATTGGTTTAGTACATGGTGCACAAGATAGTGGAAAACATGTACCAAACGATATTGAAATAATTAGCTTTGAAAATTCTAAACTAGCTCGTATGGTCCGCCCACAATTAACAAGTGTCGTATTACCGCTTTATGATATTGGTGCAGTAGCAATGCGCTTGTTGACAAAGTATATGAACAAAGAAGAAGTGGATGAGCAAAATGTAATTTTACCACACCGAATTGAACTACGAGACTCAAGTGAAAAATAAGCAAAAACGCCCCTTCCAATTAGCGGAAGAGGCGTTTTCATTTCTAAATTACTTCACTAATAAAGTAGAGCAATTTGCATTTTTTGATACATATGTACTTACACTTCCAAATACCATTTCAAGCATGGGGTTTAGTCCACGACAGCCAATAACTACTAAATCAACATTTTTGTCATTTGCATAATTGGAAATCATTCGTCCGGCTGACCCATGAGAAATTGTCACTTTGTAGTTTGAATGATTTTCTTTAATGTGATTTTCTTCTCGTGCAAATTTTTGTCGGTACTCCGCTTCTAAATTATCTAGCGTACCGGCTTTAACTGCTTCAGATGTAATGCCTTCAGTAGATAGTACGGAAATAATCTCAATTAAAGATTCTTCTGAAGCGATTTTCACTGCATCTTGTGCAGCGCGGAAAGAGTTTTCTGAGCCATCAACTGCTAATAGAATATGTTTATACATTATAAAACCTCCATTTAAAGATAATGTTTGATAATATAACCATTATATTACAAAATTAAATGGATAGGTTGTTTTATAAAATTTTCACCAAAAAGACACATCCTTTAAATAGTTAGGATGTGTCTTTCTTTATGTTGGTAAATTAATATTAGGAACGATTTTTTTCAGTTCGAATAATATGTAATGCTTTTTGGAGCATTTGTGCATTTTTTTCTTGAATTTCAATTTTACGAGGAATTGCCTCATAAAGTGACTTTGGATCATCCCATGTAGGAATAAATGGTACAGGTGATTCAGGCTGCCATTTATCGAGCCAAGCTTGTGGTAATGGACCAGTTGGCGCAATTTGATCTGTCATTTCAGTCCAAATGAGAGACCATGCGCGTGGTACGACACGCCAAATATCGTAGCCGCCACCCCCAACGGCAATCCAGCGCCCATTACAATATTCATGGGCAAGCTTATGAGCAAGTTTTGGGATTTCTCTATAAATATTCATCGTACCGTATAAATGTGTTAAAGGATCAAAATAATGAGCATCTGCTCCATTTTGTGTAAACACAACGTCCGGTTTAAAAAATTCAAATACTTCACGCATCGATTGCTCATATATTTCTAAAAAACTTTCATCTTCTGTAAAGGCATCGATAGGGAAATTAAACGATGTACCATAGCCTTCACCATTTCCTCGTTCGGTAATATTGCCGGTACCAGGAAATAAATAACGACCAGTTTCGTGAATTGATAATGTACACACATTTGGATCATCATAAAAGGACCACTGCACACCATCCCCATGATGTGCATCTGTATCGACATACAACACGCGTAATCCGTATTTTTCTTGTATATATTTAATGGCGACACTGCTATCATTGTATATGCAAAAGCCCGATGCTCTTCCTCGGAACCCGTGATGTAGCCCTCCACCAAGATTAATTGCATGCTCTGATTTTCCTTGGAGTACATGATCTACCGCCTGTAGAGTACCACCAACGAGCAGCGCACTTGCTTCATGCATATTTGGAAACATGGGTGTATCTTCTGTCCCTATTCCATATGGTTCGCCTTGCTGTTTAGTTAATTTACCGTGTCCCGCCTTTTTAACAATTTCAATATATTGAGGATCATGCGCAAGGGCAATTTCTTCATCTGTTGCTACACGCGCAGGTATGATATCTTCATCTTGTAAAGCACCAATGTTTTTTAGTAGATCAATTGTTAAGTGTAGTCGTTTATGGTTAAACGGGTGAGTGTCCGAAAATTTGTAATTAAGTTGATCTGGCGAATAAACAAAAACAGCTTTTTTCATAACGTTACGCCAGGTACATTTGGCCAGAGGACGTTATATCCACGCTGGCGCAAGTCTTCAATAACTAGTAAAGGATTAATTACTTGTAGACGGACACTTAAAATGCGAGATTTGTCATTATTACCATCAGGATAGACAAGAACACTTAGTACATTGGCATTGTTTTCGTGGAATACTTTCGTAATTTCATAGAGCATACCAGGACGATCTGAGACACGAATGTCGACTCTCGAAGCAGGCTTATTTGTACCAGTTAACTCAATATACGTATACAATAAATCAGTTGTTGTAACAATTCCGACTAACGCACCAGCAGATACAATCGGAAGGCAGCTTATTTTTGATTCATAAAAGGTTAAAGCAATTTCTTCTACTGAATCTAAAGGGTGGCCTACCATTGGATTTTTCGTCATCACATTTTCAATTGGCGCATCATAAATAGAAGAGTTTGGTTCCTCACGTAAGCATGAAGGGAGCGCATTTTTTATATCATGCTCTGTAACAATACCTATGACGTAATTCTCATCATTGACGATTGGAAGATGCCTGATTTTCTTCTCGCGCATGAGTAGAACAGCATCACGAACTGTGTTATGAGGTAAAAGTGTATGTATTTCGGTATTCATAATTTCTTCGACGATCATTATTCAATCCCCTTTGTGATAAGAATTAATACATGAAGCGACTTCTAAAGCGAAGCCTGTCAAATCGTTCAAGCGTATCAGCTTGAACTCGTGAACCAACGCGTGCCATTAAACAATTTGCGGGATGGGAAGTGATTTCAGGGTCATCTGTCGCGTAATATTCAAAATTGGCCGATGTCATCATACGCTCCATCATATTACGATAATCCCAAACATTGAGTCCTGTCCCTTTCAAATCCCAATGCCAGTAATATTCAGTTGTAATAATTAAATAATCTTCCATTCCATCATCCATTAAAGATACTTCTAATAATTTTTTTCCTATACCTGTTCCACGGAAAGAAGGTATGACTTCAATTGCCCCTAGCTCAATCATATTCGGAATACGATCCTCAGCCCAACGCTCTAACGGGTCAGGATAAAGATAAGTGACATAGCCCATTACAATGTTTCCCTGCCGAACAAGTATAATTCTTCCTTCTTCTAACTTAGCAATATCAACAAGTGCTGCATGTTGTTGGTGTGAAGGTCTAAAAGCTTTTAAATCTTCGTGTAAAGTATACGAAGCAAGTTGCTCAGACGGAACGGGACCTTCCACTAAAACTTTACCATTCCTCGTCTCGAATTCAACACAATAGTATTTTTTCACATGATTCATAATCACACCACCTGCTTGTAATATTTCCATTATACAAGATTTTATGCGAAAATACGCTAATTCTTACAAAAAATAACTAAATTATTAGAAAATTAAAAATGTTTTGCTAATAATAATATTTTTCCTGTAAAATGGTGATATGTTTGAAGAAAAAGGGGGATTCATGGGGATGAAAATAATGGAGAAATTAGCTATAGTTCCAGGGGAGCATTGTTTAAAAAACTATGAGGAAACAGTAGCTACTCACAATTGGACAAATACTGAGAAAGCTTTTACTTGGTATGAAACGGGGAAAGTTAATATTGCATATGAAGCAATCGACAGACATGTTGAAACACCGCTAAAGGACAAAGATGCCCTTCATTATTCGGATGGTGTTCGTAAAGAAACATACACATTTCATGACATGAAGCAAAATTCAAACAAAGCAGCGAATGTATTTCAGGATAAAGCGAATTTGAAAAAAGGTGACCGTCTATTTATCTTTATGCCGAGAACACCAGAATTGTATTTTAGTCTTTTAGGCGCTTTAAAAATGGGGGTCATTGTAGGTCCACTATTTGAAGCATTTATGGAAGGTGCAGTTTATGACAGATTAGCGGATAGTGAGGCAACAGCAGTTGTAACAACGCCTGCATTACTTGGACGAATTCCGATTGATCAACTACCTAACTTAAAAACAGTATTCGTTGTTGGTGAAAACATTGTGGAGACAGATGTGATTGTTGACTTTAATAAGTATTTTGATGAGGCATCTGTTCACTTTGAGATTGAATGGATGGAT belongs to Solibacillus sp. FSL R7-0682 and includes:
- a CDS encoding YtxH domain-containing protein, with the translated sequence MTEKPVTYQTPQDYTKINDAIYGEETVHVKDFVIGAFVGGIVGAAVALLLAPKAGSELRNDVAVQAVTLKEQSSTLVEKVKAKTAKQPPAMDDGTVSSEGEEPLEDAVEEVLKDLTESMNDKEEKVELANSTRHSSIE
- a CDS encoding cell division protein FtsA; its protein translation is MTNKLFALDIGTRSVVGIILEQQGDQYHVADILVKEHKERAMVDGQIHNVIYVAELIQEIKKELEQKHGPLKKVSVAAAGRALKTEQASVTVEIKNRPIFTEEDISRLELQAVQQAQQQLLQQKEDSKNNHYYCVGYSVLYFRLDGEEIGSLVDQQGDEASVEVIATFLPRVVVESLLAALKRADLEMEALTLEPIAAINVLIPPSMRRLNVALVDIGAGTSDIAITDKSTIVAYGMVPTAGDEITEALSDHYLLDFPVAEIAKRQMHSNDEILIQDILGFDQYFPREEVIQSIYPAIQNLAKSIGEEILRLNNSVPPKAVMLVGGGSLTPNLTDELGKILELPANRVAVRGIDAIQNLTRAEGIAATPELVTPIGIAIAAQKAPIHYMSITVNDQIVRLFELKEMTVGDAFLAANIRAKQLYGKPGHGISLTVNGQSIFVPGEHGQPAQILLNGKAATTKTQIINGDKIELVPGINGADATVSVRDIIDDAAVKTITIQDTTYKMEPHVYVNGNPIKLDTPLKDRDVIEFKTIETIVDALNFTNNLSKYEQFNAYSIHLDGKPMYFPEFSSQLFINGKPGKLQYPIQNGDLITFAQGSLPTAEAIANQLNYVLEDKIVVTFQNEQVELIKTAHDFFVNGRITEGKSTVPNGATIKIVEKESGKWIYQDVFRFSSWQLPVAFKGSFTILRNGQPTTFDADIFGGDQLEIQLTEYPIAQP
- the murC gene encoding UDP-N-acetylmuramate--L-alanine ligase, with translation MTRYHFTGIKGSGMSPLAQILFDSGEQVQGSDVDTYYFTEQPLRDRGIEILTFDENNIKEGLTVIAGNAFPDDHPELVRARELGVEVIRYHKFLGDYMNRYTSIAITGAHGKTSTTGLMSHVIDGFMPTSFLIGDGTGAGKPDASYFVMEACEYRRHFLAYHPDYAVMTNIDFDHPDYFANIDDVYNAFQSLALQVNKAIIACGDDEQLQKIQANVPVVYYGFGQENDFAARNVVKTTEGTEFEVYVRNEFYSKFFIPLFGDHTVLNSLAVISLCHYEGIPANLIQERFHTYGGVKRRFTETIIGDEVLVDDYAHHPTEIAATLQSARQKYPERELVAIFQPHTFTRTKAFLQNFADSLSGADAIYLCDIFGSAREKQGELSIHDLCNLIEGCEVLQLETIEHLQKHQHAVFLFMGAGDVHKYQDAFEKLLKK
- the ccpA gene encoding catabolite control protein A, giving the protein MTVTIYDVAREANVSMATVSRVVNGNQNVKPATRKKVLEVIERLEYRPNAVARGLASKKTTSVGVIIPDISNNLNAELARGIEDIATMYRYNIILANSDQNEEKELTLLNTMLGKQVDGIVMMSEEVTENIQRAVEACSVPIVLAGSISSTEKVASVNIDYYNAALEAVQLFIQNGHKRIAFVSGPLQYTVNGQYKLKAYKDALELAGIELDEALIVAGDGSYDDGLESWTTLSEIDQPPTAIFVGNDELAIGLVHGAQDSGKHVPNDIEIISFENSKLARMVRPQLTSVVLPLYDIGAVAMRLLTKYMNKEEVDEQNVILPHRIELRDSSEK
- a CDS encoding bifunctional 3-deoxy-7-phosphoheptulonate synthase/chorismate mutase; its protein translation is MSQQDLESLRSEIDRLNLEILNLINERAAVVEEIGKIKEKQGVNRYDPLRERHMLDLIKKHNNGPLNQMTVDFIFKQIFKTALKQLEAEKKKELLVSRKEKSEDTVINVNGELIGTGTPSFVFGPCAVESYEQVAAVAASIQEKGLKLIRGGAYKPRTSPYDFQGLGLDGLKILKDVSKEYGLGVITEIVTPADLEHALDYIDVIQIGARNMQNFELLKAAGATNKPVLLKRGLAATIDEFIHAAEYIMSKGNENIILCERGIRTYEKATRNTLDISAVPILKQETHLPVMVDVTHSTGRRDLLLPCAKAAIAIGADGVMAEVHPDPSIALSDQQQQMDIPTFNAFYDEILKFMKQYEVSK
- a CDS encoding universal stress protein, coding for MYKHILLAVDGSENSFRAAQDAVKIASEESLIEIISVLSTEGITSEAVKAGTLDNLEAEYRQKFAREENHIKENHSNYKVTISHGSAGRMISNYANDKNVDLVVIGCRGLNPMLEMVFGSVSTYVSKNANCSTLLVK
- a CDS encoding DUF948 domain-containing protein — its product is MEVVLYIAALIAAVGFLVLCVSIGMTMFSLKNTLNSIAGTVAGIEGQMEGITRETTSLLTKTNALADDISDKSEKLNSVVHAVKGVGDSVNGLNTSIQRITSSITTEVQKNEEKIAQVVQWSNVAMGIADQWKQRKPINQEDVVYTSTKTNETPPGLTPKSKFSFLKKK
- a CDS encoding GNAT family N-acetyltransferase, encoding MNHVKKYYCVEFETRNGKVLVEGPVPSEQLASYTLHEDLKAFRPSHQQHAALVDIAKLEEGRIILVRQGNIVMGYVTYLYPDPLERWAEDRIPNMIELGAIEVIPSFRGTGIGKKLLEVSLMDDGMEDYLIITTEYYWHWDLKGTGLNVWDYRNMMERMMTSANFEYYATDDPEITSHPANCLMARVGSRVQADTLERFDRLRFRSRFMY
- a CDS encoding MarR family winged helix-turn-helix transcriptional regulator produces the protein MEQNNLFHLIHMLEQMNNENIVRFTRQFPYPIGISPILVLSELKLEGAKKQVELAELLGYTKGAMTNIANKLVATGLAKRVYDENDRRIIQLCITEKGMEALNVAQQIGEQIYVDIFSVLSKDELTTYLNLQEKLLTGLQQKNNG
- a CDS encoding CBS and ACT domain-containing protein, with protein sequence MIVEEIMNTEIHTLLPHNTVRDAVLLMREKKIRHLPIVNDENYVIGIVTEHDIKNALPSCLREEPNSSIYDAPIENVMTKNPMVGHPLDSVEEIALTFYESKISCLPIVSAGALVGIVTTTDLLYTYIELTGTNKPASRVDIRVSDRPGMLYEITKVFHENNANVLSVLVYPDGNNDKSRILSVRLQVINPLLVIEDLRQRGYNVLWPNVPGVTL
- a CDS encoding acetoin utilization protein AcuC, which produces MKKAVFVYSPDQLNYKFSDTHPFNHKRLHLTIDLLKNIGALQDEDIIPARVATDEEIALAHDPQYIEIVKKAGHGKLTKQQGEPYGIGTEDTPMFPNMHEASALLVGGTLQAVDHVLQGKSEHAINLGGGLHHGFRGRASGFCIYNDSSVAIKYIQEKYGLRVLYVDTDAHHGDGVQWSFYDDPNVCTLSIHETGRYLFPGTGNITERGNGEGYGTSFNFPIDAFTEDESFLEIYEQSMREVFEFFKPDVVFTQNGADAHYFDPLTHLYGTMNIYREIPKLAHKLAHEYCNGRWIAVGGGGYDIWRVVPRAWSLIWTEMTDQIAPTGPLPQAWLDKWQPESPVPFIPTWDDPKSLYEAIPRKIEIQEKNAQMLQKALHIIRTEKNRS